The Cellulophaga lytica DSM 7489 nucleotide sequence AAATTGGAGCATTTTATAGACATTTTTCTATTTTATTTTCCAAGTTTCAGCGGAGTTTTTTTCTTATCTAAAAATATTAAATTACTTTAGCCGTCTCATAAAATTTTTAAACACTACATTATATGAAAGGGTTAAAGCTATTACCAATATTTATTGCTTTACTAGTATGGAACGTACAGTTTGCTCAAGATGATAACGAATCAGAAGATGAAGAGAATAAATTATCATTAGATGGCGGAACAATTGATAACCAATTTGAATATGTATTTAAAAAAGGTGGTAATTGGGGAGCTGCAGGAGTAAAATATGAAATAATTAAAATTACTCATTTAACTAAGCTTAGAGAAAATGTACTTGATTCTTTAACTATTTATGGAAAAACAAAAGCATCATTAAAAAGTACTATTAATGAGCAAGAAGGAACAATTGAAAACTTAAACCAAAAACTAGACGCCACTACTAAAAACCTTACTGCAATTACACAGGAAAAAGATAGTATGTTTTTTTTAGGGATGCAAGTATCTAAAGTAACATACAACCTTATATTGTGGTCTATTATTGGTGGTTTACTTACGTTGTTATTATTATTTATCTACAAGTTTAGAAAAAGTAATGTATTAACGCAAGAAGCTAAAACAAACTTAGCAGAGTTAGAAACTGAGTTTGAAGACCACAGAAGAAGAGCTTTAGAACGAGAACAGAAAATAAGCAGACAGCTTATGGATGAGCTAAACAAACACAAGAAATAAAAACACAAAGCTCCTTTTTTAAGGAGCTTTTTTATTTTTCACAACTATGGTAACAATAAAAAAAGCAACAGAAGAAGATAGTAGCATAGTTGCTCCTTTACTTAACAACTACAGAATTTTTTACAAGCAAGAGCCTAACTTAAAAGCCGCTGAAAATTTTTTGATAGAAAGATTAAGTAAAAATCAATCTCACATATTTATTGCTTTTAAAAATAACATAGCAGTTGGTTTTACACAATTGTACACCTCCTACTCTTCCGTAGCATTACAACCACTATTCATTTTAAATGACCTATACGTAGATACCCAATACAGAGGTAACAACATAGGAACTGAATTACTAAAAAAAGCTCAACAATTTTGCAAAGATAATAAACACAAAGGGCTAGCTTTAGAAACCGCAACCAACAACCCAGCTCAAAAATTATACGAAAAACTAAACTGGGAAAAAGATACAGCGTCTTTTCATTATTTTTGGACTGCTAAATAGCAAAATCTAAATTGTATATTTGCCACCAATATTTTAGTATGAGAATAGATATTATTACGGTTTTACCAGAATTATTAAAGAGTCCTTTTGAAGCTTCAATTCTAAAAAGATCTATAGAAAAAGGGCTAGTAGAAGTTCATTTTCACAACTTAAGAGACTATACAGATAAAAGTTACAACCAAATAGATGATTATCAATTTGGTGGTGGCGCAGGTATGGTTATGATGATAGAACCTATAGACAAATGCATTAGCAAACTAAAGGGAGAACGTA carries:
- a CDS encoding GNAT family N-acetyltransferase is translated as MVTIKKATEEDSSIVAPLLNNYRIFYKQEPNLKAAENFLIERLSKNQSHIFIAFKNNIAVGFTQLYTSYSSVALQPLFILNDLYVDTQYRGNNIGTELLKKAQQFCKDNKHKGLALETATNNPAQKLYEKLNWEKDTASFHYFWTAK